The Vitis vinifera cultivar Pinot Noir 40024 chromosome 16, ASM3070453v1 DNA segment TGTGGGTCGGGAATATTCTGATGAGTACTTATCCCAAGCTTCTTCTTCACATGGTTGTTCCAGCGGTTGGCCCTGGAAGATGATTTTTTTGCTATAAATGCCCagctcaaactcaaactgaccaCACTATCATATTCATATAATCTCATAATGGAAAAATATGAGTATGAGGATTCTCATTACCTATTCCCATAAAGTAACTGCAGGCGGGTGATGGTATTGTCTTCCGTCAGACTGTTATTCCACCTCTCCCTGCAACTCTTGCCACTCCTCTCCAGCCCTGCCAGCATTGCGATATTTGGCCAAGATAGATGGGGATGTCTGCTTTTACATTCAATGAGCTTATGGTCTTCTTCTTCGGTCCATCGCTGTCTCTGCTCCTTTGGTCTTGCCATCATGGATTTCCCTGCAAAGATGGAAGAAATCAACCCAATAAGTTTTCCATCAAACATACTACTGCTTAAAAACCAGCGAAGCCCCATTGAATAGCAAGCTGTGAAGAGAAGATTGAGACCTTGAAGAAACAATGTGATTGTTATCCAATGCTTGGCTGAGCTTGCTTCATAGTGGTTAATTTTGGGAGGGAAATTTATACAAGAGAGTTGCCTTCAGTTGATCCGTTTGAGGAGATAAACGGAAGCCATCTCATTGAGGCCACATGCCTTTATGTCAGTTTGAGTAGTGAAATTTTCTCATTGGAGACAATGGGGTCCGCCACGAGTTGTAGGGGCAACTTTCTTTGTTTTAAGAGCATGGGCTTGGGTCAGACTGAGGATATAAATTGACGTCAGCCAATATACAGCTACAAGCTTTTGAAATAATATCTTTGGTGGACCACCACAAGAgggaatttttaataaaagattgGTTCTCAGGTCAGATTGAGGAGATAAACTGACACCAACGGACATACTTTAATCACTTAGACTTGTTCTtaggattttggatttttctccTAGTAATTATATGACAAACTGACACCAACAAACACAGCGGCTTTATTGGAACAAACATGCCAGAGGGCAGAGGACCGATTGCagtaaaataggaaacaatgacaCTTTGAAAAGACACTTTGGTGTTgcgatttcaattttcaatgatAAAAGGTTCATAAAGTTGGAAAGTCCAAAAGTAGACCATCGGTTTCAATCCTACCTTTTCTTTCACTCTTTTTCTTCCGTTTGTATCCGACATCCTACTCATCCGTTTGTATCTGACATCCGTCTCATGAATACTTCCCCTCTAATTACCACATGGACAAAAGGACTAAGAGTTTGCTGTCAAACTAagcttttttaataaaaaaaggaaagaaaaaaaattaacctttatttaattttaaaatactcatCAGAGTAATTACGTTGACGCATATCAGTatgaatatattatattttttattttttattttttttacgagAAAATCATGTTAACTGTTAATTTAGCTCTAagattaaaactataattactaattatgattttattataaaaaagaaatagtgaaataaaacttaaagattattttggtaaatattttgaaaagcaATCTAGATgtgaaatctattttttttaaatgattactTTTATGATAAACTCCCTCACACAAATTCTTACGAAGTTCTTCCCGGTTCCTTCAACAATCCACCAGGTGTGCTATTTATGCCAATAATAGTACTAGTTTAGATGCAAAACGTACACTACTTGTCTATTTGTTACTTTTTAAATCGAAGAGAATTCTATGTTTGACCATATTAATGGGTCTGAGAACCGTCTAATAACCCTTCAATATATACAAAACGCAGCTTTATTATAAGATGGATTCATGAACAGCCTGTGTGTCTACATATCTATATGTGGAACTTATGCATAATGACTAGTAgaaagagaatatatatatatatatatattcgagCAGACCAAAATCTGGTGACTTCTTCAGTTGGCCTGAACTCGCTCTCCAGTGAGGCTGAAATCGGTCCGGAAATCCAAGGCTCAAAAGTAATCTCCCCCGAAAGAGTGATGGATAATCTCATCATCACTCATAAGATGATCCCCTGCAAATTCTGGGTAGACTAATTCAGAAGTAGACCAAGAGTTGGCGATTTCTTGTGAGACTGAAACCAGTGTAGAGCTTGTGTTTGGATCAATATTGTGGTTGAGATGAAAGAGTTGTGTGGCATGTGGCTCATCCCCGGTGCTACTTTGTTGGTATACTTTTCccaatcttcttct contains these protein-coding regions:
- the LOC109124145 gene encoding transcription factor WER-like; this encodes MGLRWFLSSSMFDGKLIGLISSIFAGKSMMARPKEQRQRWTEEEDHKLIECKSRHPHLSWPNIAMLAGLERSGKSCRERWNNSLTEDNTITRLQLLYGNSKKIIFQGQPLEQPCEEEAWDKYSSEYSRPTKLFRLNQNIPNASSIPTPISASQDIANPWFTSEAYLEFLGDDETTHHSLIAGFAPLIPKVHPNVTNFGGDYFEP